Below is a genomic region from Candidatus Babeliales bacterium.
AATATTTTCTCATAAGGTTAATACCCTTTTAGAAAAAATGATAGAGGAATGTGAAAAGTTACATCAGCCATCTCGTAAAACAACACTGCAGATGATTGATGAAATGCTCGGTGATTCTTTACCGACAAAGATAAACCTGGAGAGAGTTGAAGTATCAGGGGGATGCAGTGCTTAGCTTAACACCTATGGGAAGTTCCCTCTGTCTACTCGACTCGTATTGTTCGCTTATAACAAATGGCAGTTGAAAGAATGGAAGCAGCAAGTATCAGATTTTCTTGAAAAATTTCGCTTGCGATTAAATCCCAGAGCCGTTCAACTATATCCCTCCCCTATTGGCAATAGATTCTTAGTATTACAACGAGACTTCGTTATATATCAGTAGGTTAGCTATGTTATAAATAAAAGCTATTTTTAGACAAAACAACAACTTATGTTTATTAATAAACCATTGTTAAAGTCAAAGTCTCGTTGTAATATTAGGACAGGTTATCTATCGAACCAAGCGAAGATTGACAGGTGAAAATGTACGCAGATTTAGGAACCGGTTACGAAAATGGGAAAAGGTTCCACCTGAGAACCTGCAACAAAGAATAGCCAGTTGGGTAGGTCATGCAAAGCAAGCAGATACAAAAACTTTGTTAAAATCTTTCTCAAATCCTATGATTGATAGATTACTTTGTTAACATTCTCTGAAAAGTCTTTCTTGTAATAAGGGTATCACGACCATTTATGTAAAAATGCACGGTAATAACTTTAAAGTGTCAAAAACGTCGGTTTATTAACCAATTAAAAATATTATTAAATTTCTATTGGAGCCAATTAATATTGCGTGCCATAACCATACAAAATATAAATGTTGATATTTTTTTGTCATAGCAAGTATTGTAAGATAAGTTTCAGAAAACAAATTCTTATCAGCTTAACAACAAACAGCAATAGGATAAATTATGCTTTTCCTTTTGTTAATTACTATTCATGTTCTTGGCGTTGTGCTTTGGATCGGTGGCGTTGCCTTTGTCACTTTAATTGTTTTTCCTTTGATCATAAAGATGGAGGGCTCACTTGAACAGGTGTTATTCTTTCAACGTGTGGAGCACCGGTTTGCAAAAATCGCAAAACTCTGTGTGCTCATCGTTGGCCTGACAGGGGCGTGGCTTTTGTATCTTACAGGGCAATGGAAACAACTCTTTACTTTCCAGGGCATCGGGCCAACAGCAATGCTTCTTGTGTGGAGTTTTTATGTGTTAGTGTTGCTTTTTGAAAACAGATTGTTTCAGTTGATTTTTAGCAAACAGGGCCAGCAGGATACGAAAAAAGTATTCCATAAACTCACAGTCTTCCACTGGGTTGTTCTTGGCTTGAGTCTTTTGGCAACAGGCATTGGTGTCTGGACAGGACATGGCGGTCAAATTGGCCTGAAGTAACCGTTTCCCGCTGCAAATAGCCAACGCTGCAAAAGCTTTTAATAATTAAGTAGATAAAAGCCAGGAACAAGAAAAAAAGCCTCCAGTATCTGGCTTGATATGCCATTCAATTAAACTGAACCAATACCGGCAAGTCCTGAACAAATATTAAAATTGGTAGTCCTGCACAAGTAGTGATATCTTAAAAAATTACCATTATCTTAGATTGCCTTATGAATTAAAAATCACTACATGTTATTGAAGCTATACTGCAAGCTCAGGGCTATACTACATACCGTAGTCCTGAAGGGCCAGACCGAGGCATTGATATATTAGCTGCACCGGGTCCTCTTGGGTTTGGGAGTCCAAGACTTTGCGTTCAAGTGAAGACGGGAGATAGCCCCGTGGATAGACCAACGCTTGATCAACTCATTGGAGCTATGCAAAACGTTAATGCAGAACAGGGATTACTTGTTTCATGGGGTGGATTTAAAACATCTATCGACAAGGAACTTCCTACTCAGTTTTTTAAAGTAAGACTATGGGATCAAGATTCGATAATAGATGAACTGATGAGTAATTATGACAGACTTGATGAAGATATT
It encodes:
- a CDS encoding restriction endonuclease produces the protein MEAILQAQGYTTYRSPEGPDRGIDILAAPGPLGFGSPRLCVQVKTGDSPVDRPTLDQLIGAMQNVNAEQGLLVSWGGFKTSIDKELPTQFFKVRLWDQDSIIDELMSNYDRLDEDIRAELPLKRIWTLTAIENDTK